The region AGTTTTTCTGATAACATCTTGAAACACCTCCCATTAATTTTTCATTAATTTTACTATTTTATTATACCACATGATAGTAATTATATTAAGGATCAATTTAGTAAAAAATTGATTTGACGAAAATTCATAGGAGTTTATCGAAGATATTTAAGTTTTTGAATACTAACACTTTTAAGGCTTGGTTTTTTTAAAAATCTATTTTTTTTAAATTACATAACATTTTTGTTTTTACTTATGCATATATTAAATAGTGCCTATCAAACTGGAAGCTTAGAATACCACCTGAAATAATTATAAGGTGGTACTTTTTATGTGCTGCCTAATACAAGTATATTAATAGAATAATTATAAAAAAAGTTTTAAATAACATTAGTTCGGAAATGGAGTGAAGTAGTGATGTGTTTTTATAAGGATATGGGGATAAGTGATGAAGATTTATATTTGTTTCACCAGGGTAATTTGTACTACGCTTATAAAATGTTTGGGGCACATAAAGTGGAGTATAATGGTCAGGAGGGTATAAGGTTTGCACTTTGGGCTCCAAACGCTAAAAGTATTTCAATAGTTGGTGACTTTAATAACTGGGATGGTAGGGTCAATCGAATGGAGAGAATAAATGATAAGGGTGTCTGGCTTGCTTTCATTCCTGGAATGAAAAAAGGTACTATTTATAAATACGAGATTTTAAATGCTCATGGGCAACTTACTTTAAAATCAGACCCTTATGCTTTTTATTCTGAATTGCGTCCTAATACTGCATCTATAGTTTATCCCCTTGAGGAGTATAAGTGGGGAGATCATGAGTGGCAGGATAAAAAGAGTAGATTAAATAGCCATCAAGAAGCACTTTCCATATATGAGGTGAACCTTGCTTCATGGAAAAAGAAAAGTGATGGATCATTGTACTCCTATCGTGAATTGGCAGATGAACTGCTTTCCTATGTAGTGGATATGGGTTATACACATATTGAACTTATGCCAATAAATGAACATCCCTTTGATCGCTCCTGGGGTTATCAGGCAACAGGTTATTTTTCAGTTACAAGTCGTTTTGGCACAGCAGATGATTTTAGATATTTTATGGACTCTTGTCATCAGGCAGGAGTTGGGATAATTTTAGATTGGGTACCTGGTCATTTTTGTAAAGATGACCATGGTTTAAGATTGTTTGATGGGACAACATTATATGAATATGAAGATTCACGTAAAGCCGAAAAAGCAGAATGGGGTACATTAAGTTTTGACTTTGGCAGAAATGAAGTTCAAAGTTTTTTAATTTCTAATCTTTTTTATTTTTTTGAAGAATTTCATATAGATGGTGTAAGGGTTGATGCTGTTGCTAGCATGTTATACCTAAATTTTGGCAGAGATGATGATTCAATACGAAACGAACATGGAGGTTTTGAAAATTTAGAGGCAATTTCATTATTACGAAAGATGAATGAAGCTGTATTTGAAAACTTTCCTGGTATTTTAATGATTGCTGAAGAGTCATCAGACTGGCCTATGGTTAGTGCACCTACATATCTAGGGGGATTAGGCTTTAATTACAAATGGAATATGGGTTGGATGAATGATATGTTGGAATACATGGAAATGGATCCTATACATAGAAAGTGGCACCATGATTTAATCACATTTTCTCTCTTATACGCTTTTTCTGAGAATTATGTTTTACCTATATCTCATGATGAACTTGTTTATGGTAAAAAGTCTTTATTAAATAAAATGCCAGGGGATTACTGGCAAAAATTTGCTAATTTTCGTGTATTTTTAACTTATATGATGACACATCCAGGAAAAAAACTTTTGTTTATGGGAAGTGAATTTGCACAATTTGATGAGTGGAAAGATTTAGATGATTTAGATTGGGGATTATTAAATTTTGACATGCACGCTAAGGCTCATTATTTTACTAAAAATATTAATAGATTTTATTTGCAAGAAAAGGCATTATGGGAGTACGATCATCAGGGAAAAGGTTTTTCCTGGATAGATCCTAATAATAATCAGCAGAGTATAATTAGCTTTATTAGAAAAGGTAAAGAAGATGATGATTATGTAATAGTTATTTGTAATTTTACTCCCTGTTATTATGGAGTTTATAGGATTGGTGTACCTGAAAAAAAATCATATATAGAGGTTTTTAATAGTGACAAGCATGAATATGGAGGTTCTGACAAAATTAATACAGGAACTTTTAAAGCAATGGATATACCCTGGAATAATTGTAAGTATTCTATAGAAATAGCAATTCCACCATTAGCTGCATGCATATTTAAACCTGTAGAACAATAATATGATAGTATTAAGCAAAATATCATTAGGATTTCTTCTTAAAATTTTTAGAAATTGGTATTCGCTTTTATATTTTTGCCTGCTGCCTTTTAGTAAGAGGGAGGGGGATATAGGTTAAAACAAAGCATATTAAATTTAAGTGGAGGTTATAATTTATGAAAGTCTTATTTGTTGCTTCTGAAGCAAGTCCTTTTATTAAGACAGGGGGGTTAGCTGATGTTGTAGGAACTCTTCCTCTGGAATTAGTACAAAAAGATATTGAAATAAGTGTTGTTATTCCAAAATATTTAGACATTACATCACATCATAAAGAACAAATGGAGGATCTATGTTATTTTGATGTTGATATTTCCTGGCGGGAAAAGTATTGTGGAATTGAAAAGATCGAGAAAGATGGTGTTGACTTTTATTTTATTGACAATGAGTATTACTTTAAAAGACCATTTCTTTATGGTCATGGAGATGAAGCAGAAAGGTTTTGCTTTTTTAATAAAGCTGTCCTTGAAATGTTACCAAGAATAGATTTTAAACCTGATATTATTCATTGTCATGATTGGCAAACTGCACTAATAAGTGTGTTTTTAAATTCCCATTATAAAGATGATGATTTTTATAAAGATATAAAGACTATTTTTACAATACATAATATGAAGTATCAAGGAATTTTCCCTCCAGAAATAATGGGAGATATTTTGTCTTTGGGATGGGAGTATTTTTCTGAAGATAGGCTTGAAATGAACGGCATGGTTAATTTTATGAAGGGAGCTCTTAATTATTCTGATATCATAACAACTGTTAGCGAGAGATATGCATTAGAAATTCAAACTCCATATTATGGTGAAGGTATGGATGGATTGTTAAGAAAGCGTTCGAATAATTTATATGGAATTGTTAATGGAATTGATTATGAAGAATATAATCCTTCAAGTGATTGTTCTTTGTTTCATAATTATAGTTCTTTATATCCTAAAAAAAGAGAAAACAAATTACAATTGCAAGAGTTGTTAGGTTTGCCACAAGATGAGAATAAGCCAGTCTTATTACTTGTATCAAGGTTGGTAGAACAAAAAGGTTTGGATTTGGTTTTAAATGTACTGGAAGAAATCATGAACTTAGATTTGCAATTTATTATTTTAGGAACTGGTGATTGTCAATATGAAAATGCCTTTCGTGAGTTAGCCTGGCATTATCCATATAATGTCTCTGCGCAAATTTCTTTTGATGAAAAGTTGGCCAGGAAAATGTATGCTGGGTCAGATTTATTTTTAATGCCCTCAAGGTTTGAACCTTGTGGTATAGGTCAATTAATTGCCTTGCGTTATTTGACGGTACCTATTACAAGAGAGACTGGAGGTCTATACGATACAGTAAAACCTTATAATGAATATACAGGTGAAGGTCATGGTTTTACTTTTCAAAATTATAATGCCCATGAGATGCTTTTTACTATAGAAAAAGCAATAAATTCATACTATAACAAAGAAGTGTGGATGCAGATACAGGAAAATATTAAAAATTTAGACTTCAGTTGGACTCAATCTGCAGAGAAATATCTTGAGATTTATCGAAAACTTTTATAAGTGCATATACTAGTAT is a window of Halanaerobiaceae bacterium ANBcell28 DNA encoding:
- the glgB gene encoding 1,4-alpha-glucan branching protein GlgB, with protein sequence MCFYKDMGISDEDLYLFHQGNLYYAYKMFGAHKVEYNGQEGIRFALWAPNAKSISIVGDFNNWDGRVNRMERINDKGVWLAFIPGMKKGTIYKYEILNAHGQLTLKSDPYAFYSELRPNTASIVYPLEEYKWGDHEWQDKKSRLNSHQEALSIYEVNLASWKKKSDGSLYSYRELADELLSYVVDMGYTHIELMPINEHPFDRSWGYQATGYFSVTSRFGTADDFRYFMDSCHQAGVGIILDWVPGHFCKDDHGLRLFDGTTLYEYEDSRKAEKAEWGTLSFDFGRNEVQSFLISNLFYFFEEFHIDGVRVDAVASMLYLNFGRDDDSIRNEHGGFENLEAISLLRKMNEAVFENFPGILMIAEESSDWPMVSAPTYLGGLGFNYKWNMGWMNDMLEYMEMDPIHRKWHHDLITFSLLYAFSENYVLPISHDELVYGKKSLLNKMPGDYWQKFANFRVFLTYMMTHPGKKLLFMGSEFAQFDEWKDLDDLDWGLLNFDMHAKAHYFTKNINRFYLQEKALWEYDHQGKGFSWIDPNNNQQSIISFIRKGKEDDDYVIVICNFTPCYYGVYRIGVPEKKSYIEVFNSDKHEYGGSDKINTGTFKAMDIPWNNCKYSIEIAIPPLAACIFKPVEQ
- the glgA gene encoding glycogen synthase GlgA, with translation MKVLFVASEASPFIKTGGLADVVGTLPLELVQKDIEISVVIPKYLDITSHHKEQMEDLCYFDVDISWREKYCGIEKIEKDGVDFYFIDNEYYFKRPFLYGHGDEAERFCFFNKAVLEMLPRIDFKPDIIHCHDWQTALISVFLNSHYKDDDFYKDIKTIFTIHNMKYQGIFPPEIMGDILSLGWEYFSEDRLEMNGMVNFMKGALNYSDIITTVSERYALEIQTPYYGEGMDGLLRKRSNNLYGIVNGIDYEEYNPSSDCSLFHNYSSLYPKKRENKLQLQELLGLPQDENKPVLLLVSRLVEQKGLDLVLNVLEEIMNLDLQFIILGTGDCQYENAFRELAWHYPYNVSAQISFDEKLARKMYAGSDLFLMPSRFEPCGIGQLIALRYLTVPITRETGGLYDTVKPYNEYTGEGHGFTFQNYNAHEMLFTIEKAINSYYNKEVWMQIQENIKNLDFSWTQSAEKYLEIYRKLL